From Roseisolibacter agri, a single genomic window includes:
- a CDS encoding acyl carrier protein, producing the protein MPDYTNKVKDIIEKELGVEREKMTDDASFIDDLGADSLDIVELVMEFEKEFNIDIPDEEAEKLRTVGDAIAYLNSKVAG; encoded by the coding sequence ATGCCCGACTATACGAACAAGGTCAAGGACATCATCGAGAAGGAGCTCGGCGTCGAGCGCGAGAAGATGACCGACGACGCGAGCTTCATCGACGACCTGGGCGCCGACTCGCTCGACATCGTCGAGCTGGTGATGGAGTTCGAGAAGGAGTTCAACATCGACATCCCGGACGAGGAGGCGGAGAAGCTCCGCACGGTCGGCGATGCGATCGCCTACCTGAACTCGAAGGTCGCCGGTTGA